Proteins encoded together in one Bosea sp. (in: a-proteobacteria) window:
- a CDS encoding monovalent cation/H+ antiporter subunit D, with protein sequence MRFADHLTIAPIVLPLVAGALLLLFEERRHTLKALINIAATLLLVILCQGLLRKADGGAQASIYLLGNWPAPFGIVLVLDRLSALMLAMTSLLALAALVFALARWHKAGSHFHTLFQFLLMGLNGAFLTGDLFNLFVFFEVFLAASYGLMLHGSGSGRTRAGLHYIAVNLAASFLFLIGVSLIYGVTGTLNMADLAVRIVGVPAESRALLEAGIAILGIAFLVKAGMWPLCFWLPGAYAAAVAPVAAIFAVLSKVGVYAVLRLSPLILGTGGGASAGLADNWLFIGGAATIAFGMIGVLASQVMARLTGFSVLVSSGTLLAAAGMADASVTAGALFYMVSSTLTIGALFLLVELVERAQDPAAGVLAVTMEAYGDDDEEEIEDEVGVAIPGTLAALGLCFGLSGILLAGLPPLSGFLGKFALLSAALGTGGREGVPVTAWIFLALVLTSGLFAMIAMMRAGIRIFWAPVGGTVPKVLVVEFVPVAFLIMLCAAMTVQAGPLMRYADDAARSLHAPAGYIGDVLSAARVAPPEGGKP encoded by the coding sequence ATGCGCTTCGCCGATCATCTGACCATCGCGCCGATCGTGCTGCCGCTCGTCGCCGGCGCGCTTCTGCTCCTGTTCGAGGAGCGCAGGCACACGCTGAAGGCGCTGATCAACATCGCCGCGACGCTACTGCTCGTCATCCTCTGCCAGGGGCTGCTGCGCAAGGCCGATGGCGGGGCACAAGCCAGCATCTATCTGCTCGGCAACTGGCCGGCCCCGTTCGGCATCGTCCTGGTGCTGGACCGGCTCTCGGCCCTGATGCTAGCGATGACGAGCCTGCTCGCGCTCGCCGCGCTCGTCTTCGCGCTCGCCCGCTGGCACAAGGCCGGATCGCATTTCCACACGCTGTTCCAGTTCCTGCTGATGGGGCTGAACGGCGCCTTCCTGACCGGCGACCTTTTCAACCTCTTCGTCTTCTTCGAGGTCTTCCTCGCCGCCTCCTACGGGCTGATGCTGCACGGCTCGGGCTCCGGGCGGACGCGCGCGGGGCTGCATTACATCGCGGTCAACCTCGCCGCCTCGTTCCTGTTCCTGATCGGCGTCAGCCTGATCTACGGTGTCACCGGCACGCTCAACATGGCCGACCTCGCCGTCCGGATCGTGGGCGTGCCGGCCGAGAGCCGGGCGCTGCTGGAGGCCGGCATCGCGATCCTCGGCATCGCCTTCCTGGTCAAGGCAGGGATGTGGCCGCTCTGCTTCTGGCTTCCGGGCGCCTATGCGGCCGCCGTCGCGCCCGTCGCCGCGATCTTCGCCGTGCTGAGCAAGGTCGGCGTCTATGCCGTGCTGCGGCTTTCGCCGCTGATCCTGGGCACGGGCGGGGGCGCCTCGGCGGGGCTCGCCGACAACTGGCTCTTCATCGGCGGGGCGGCGACGATCGCCTTCGGCATGATCGGCGTGCTCGCCTCGCAGGTCATGGCGCGGCTCACCGGCTTCAGCGTGCTGGTCTCGAGCGGGACGCTGCTCGCCGCCGCCGGCATGGCCGACGCTTCGGTCACCGCCGGCGCGCTGTTCTACATGGTCAGCTCGACGCTGACGATCGGCGCGCTCTTCCTGCTCGTGGAGCTGGTCGAGCGCGCGCAGGACCCGGCGGCGGGCGTGCTCGCCGTCACCATGGAAGCCTATGGCGACGACGACGAGGAGGAGATCGAGGACGAGGTCGGCGTCGCCATTCCAGGCACGCTCGCGGCGCTCGGCCTGTGCTTCGGGCTGTCGGGCATCCTGCTCGCGGGGCTGCCGCCGCTGTCGGGCTTCCTCGGCAAATTCGCCCTGCTGTCGGCCGCGCTCGGCACCGGCGGCCGGGAGGGCGTCCCGGTGACGGCCTGGATCTTCCTTGCGCTCGTGCTCACCTCCGGCCTCTTCGCGATGATCGCCATGATGCGCGCCGGCATCCGCATCTTCTGGGCGCCGGTGGGCGGCACCGTGCCCAAGGTGCTGGTGGTGGAGTTCGTGCCGGTCGCGTTCCTGATCATGCTGTGCGCGGCGATGACGGTGCAGGCCGGCCCGCTGATGCGCTATGCGGATGACGCGGCCCGCTCGCTCCACGCGCCCGCCGGCTATATCGGGGATGTGCTGTCGGCCGCGCGGGTCGCGCCCCCGGAGGGAGGCAAGCCATGA
- a CDS encoding Na+/H+ antiporter subunit E, with protein MNRVLPYPLLALSLLAMWLLLNGASAGHIVLGAAIALAAARMMSALEPAKPRIRRWSRIPLLFALVMVDIVHSNLAVTGIILGLRKRKGSAGFVAIPLAIRDRTALATLACVITATPGTAWVEYRSTRDVLLIHVLDMVEQQDWIDLVKGRYEPLLQEIFE; from the coding sequence ATGAACCGGGTGCTGCCCTATCCCCTGCTCGCCTTGTCGCTCCTGGCGATGTGGCTCCTGCTCAACGGCGCCTCGGCCGGCCACATCGTCCTCGGCGCGGCGATCGCGCTCGCAGCCGCGCGGATGATGTCGGCGCTGGAACCCGCCAAGCCGCGCATCCGGCGATGGAGCCGGATCCCGCTGCTCTTCGCTCTCGTCATGGTCGACATCGTCCATTCCAACCTCGCCGTAACCGGGATCATCCTCGGCCTGCGCAAGCGCAAGGGCTCCGCCGGCTTCGTCGCCATTCCGCTCGCCATCCGCGACCGGACCGCGCTCGCCACCCTCGCCTGCGTGATCACCGCCACCCCCGGCACCGCCTGGGTCGAATACCGCTCCACGCGCGACGTGCTGCTCATCCATGTCCTCGACATGGTCGAGCAGCAGGACTGGATCGACCTCGTCAAGGGCCGCTACGAGCCGCTGCTGCAGGAGATCTTCGAATGA
- a CDS encoding K+/H+ antiporter subunit F, which produces MSAAILAWSLGAAQLMLVAAMGCCAFRLVRGPRAQDRVLSLDALYVCAMLLILTFGIRSGSTLYFEAALVIALIGFISTAALAKFLMRGEVIE; this is translated from the coding sequence ATGAGCGCCGCGATCCTCGCCTGGTCGCTCGGTGCGGCCCAGCTGATGCTGGTCGCGGCGATGGGCTGCTGCGCCTTCAGGCTCGTCCGCGGGCCGCGCGCGCAGGACCGCGTGCTCAGCCTCGACGCGCTCTATGTCTGCGCCATGCTGCTGATCCTGACCTTCGGCATCCGCAGCGGCAGCACGCTCTATTTCGAGGCGGCGCTGGTGATCGCGCTCATCGGCTTCATCTCGACGGCGGCGCTGGCGAAATTCCTGATGCGCGGCGAGGTGATCGAATGA
- the mnhG gene encoding monovalent cation/H(+) antiporter subunit G, giving the protein MSHAADLPLWAALTISFFLVLGAGLTLIGTIGLVRLGTFYERVHAPTLGTTWGAGGILIASMLLFSLAEARPMLHELLITAFVTVTTPVTLMLLARAALYRDRTEKNEAVPPFVPVIDEPS; this is encoded by the coding sequence ATGAGCCACGCAGCCGACCTGCCGCTGTGGGCGGCGCTGACAATCTCGTTCTTCCTGGTGCTGGGCGCCGGGCTGACGCTGATCGGGACGATCGGGCTCGTCCGGCTCGGGACGTTCTACGAGCGCGTCCATGCCCCCACGCTCGGCACCACCTGGGGCGCGGGCGGGATCCTGATCGCGTCGATGCTCCTGTTCTCGCTCGCCGAGGCGCGCCCGATGCTGCACGAATTGCTGATCACCGCCTTCGTGACGGTGACGACGCCGGTCACCCTGATGCTGCTCGCCAGGGCCGCGCTCTATCGCGACCGCACCGAGAAGAACGAGGCCGTCCCGCCTTTCGTGCCGGTCATCGACGAGCCGTCCTGA
- a CDS encoding type II secretion system F family protein, translating into MINQIVNSVTDPQFLLALLAAIAAAATVLTVAIPLTEGSSLQKRMKNVATEREKIRARERDRLNRQNEKVSLRQEPKAYMRRVVEQFKLGDWLGTENAKRQLAMAGYRGPQAEIGFLFFRLAMPVGLFLFALFYIFLVNDFGQPFAIKVGITIAAAYLGIKAPEIFLSNQAGKRQASMRLAFPDALDLLLICVESGMSIEHAFRKVAGEIGNQSVPLAEEFALCTAELSYLTDRRIAYENLTLRTGLESVKSVSTALIQAERYGTPLGTALRTLAQESRDQRMSAAEKKAAALPPKLTVPMILFFLPVLFVIIMTPALVQVFKWQ; encoded by the coding sequence ATGATTAATCAGATCGTCAACAGCGTCACCGATCCGCAGTTCCTGCTGGCGCTGCTCGCCGCGATCGCGGCGGCGGCCACCGTGCTGACGGTCGCGATTCCGCTGACCGAGGGCTCGAGCCTCCAGAAACGCATGAAGAACGTCGCGACCGAGCGCGAGAAGATCCGCGCCCGCGAGCGCGACAGGCTCAACCGGCAAAACGAGAAGGTCTCGCTGCGCCAGGAGCCGAAGGCCTATATGCGGCGCGTGGTCGAGCAGTTCAAACTGGGCGACTGGCTCGGCACCGAGAACGCCAAGCGGCAGCTCGCCATGGCCGGCTATCGCGGCCCCCAGGCCGAGATCGGCTTCCTGTTCTTCCGCCTCGCCATGCCGGTCGGGCTGTTCCTGTTCGCGCTGTTCTACATCTTCCTCGTCAACGATTTCGGCCAGCCCTTCGCGATCAAGGTCGGCATCACCATCGCCGCCGCCTATCTCGGGATCAAGGCGCCGGAGATCTTCCTGTCGAACCAGGCCGGCAAGCGGCAGGCCTCGATGCGGCTCGCCTTTCCCGATGCGCTCGACCTTCTGCTGATCTGCGTCGAATCCGGCATGTCGATCGAGCACGCCTTCCGCAAGGTCGCGGGCGAGATCGGCAACCAGTCGGTTCCGCTGGCGGAGGAATTCGCGCTGTGCACCGCCGAGCTCTCCTATCTGACCGACCGCCGCATCGCCTATGAGAACCTGACGCTGCGCACCGGCCTGGAAAGCGTGAAATCGGTCTCGACGGCGCTGATCCAGGCCGAGCGCTACGGCACGCCGCTGGGCACGGCCTTGCGCACGCTCGCCCAGGAAAGCCGCGACCAGCGCATGTCGGCGGCCGAGAAGAAGGCGGCCGCGCTGCCGCCCAAGCTCACCGTGCCGATGATCCTGTTCTTCCTGCCGGTGCTGTTCGTCATCATCATGACGCCGGCCCTGGTGCAGGTCTTCAAATGGCAGTGA
- a CDS encoding type II secretion system F family protein, translating into MNSTLAVALLAMLAVGGAAYALLYPTLSGEKRAEKRRKEFAGPSTVRGIDREAQARNKRGQVAQSLKEIENRENARHKLSLEQRIAQAGLSWTPRKYYGISAALAVGLGLTLWLASGGWILGLAGLFIGGFGMPAWFLKRCRVRRLKKFGMEFPNALDVVVRGIKAGLPVNDCLRIVANEAVEPVKTEFRLMIEAQALGLPLAEAATKLFDRMPCAEANFFGIVIAIQQKTGGNLSETLGNLSRVLRERRKMRDKIAAVSMEAKASAAIIGSLPPIVAVLIWLTTPKYIEILWLSQAGKFALIASGLWMLIGVLVMRKMINFDI; encoded by the coding sequence ATGAACAGCACGCTCGCGGTCGCCCTGCTCGCCATGCTCGCCGTCGGCGGCGCGGCCTATGCGCTGCTCTATCCGACGCTCAGCGGCGAGAAGCGCGCCGAGAAGCGGCGCAAGGAATTCGCCGGCCCGAGCACGGTACGCGGCATCGACCGCGAGGCCCAGGCCCGCAACAAGCGCGGCCAGGTCGCGCAGAGCCTCAAGGAGATCGAGAACCGCGAGAATGCCCGCCACAAGCTCTCGCTGGAGCAGCGCATCGCCCAGGCCGGGCTGAGCTGGACCCCCAGGAAATATTACGGGATCAGCGCCGCGCTCGCGGTCGGCCTCGGGCTGACGCTGTGGCTGGCGAGCGGGGGCTGGATCCTCGGCCTCGCCGGCCTGTTCATCGGCGGCTTCGGCATGCCGGCCTGGTTCCTGAAGCGCTGCCGGGTCCGGCGGCTGAAGAAGTTCGGCATGGAGTTCCCCAACGCGCTCGACGTGGTCGTGCGCGGCATCAAGGCGGGCCTGCCCGTCAACGACTGCCTGCGCATCGTCGCCAACGAGGCGGTTGAGCCGGTGAAGACCGAGTTCAGGCTGATGATCGAGGCGCAGGCGCTGGGCCTGCCGCTGGCGGAGGCCGCCACCAAGCTCTTCGACCGGATGCCCTGCGCCGAGGCCAATTTCTTCGGCATCGTCATCGCCATCCAGCAGAAGACCGGCGGCAACCTTTCCGAGACGCTGGGCAACCTGTCGCGCGTGCTGCGCGAGCGGCGCAAGATGCGCGACAAGATCGCGGCCGTTTCGATGGAGGCCAAGGCCTCGGCGGCGATCATCGGCTCCCTGCCGCCGATCGTGGCCGTGCTGATCTGGCTCACCACCCCGAAATACATCGAGATCCTCTGGCTCAGCCAGGCCGGCAAGTTCGCGCTCATCGCGAGCGGCCTGTGGATGCTGATCGGCGTCCTGGTGATGCGCAAGATGATCAACTTCGACATCTGA